The Larimichthys crocea isolate SSNF chromosome XI, L_crocea_2.0, whole genome shotgun sequence genome has a segment encoding these proteins:
- the zgc:153383 gene encoding protein FAM177A1 isoform X2, whose amino-acid sequence MRGTSGCGRAEGCRCAVGAASRDTKETATMADISLYLTNVNVSIGQTMDVQQTPSPNPGKDFESVELGELDKREEQQHQQEEQREKVPRRIIHFSNGETMEEYSTDEEEGEDKEPERKDLLSSPVDASKLTWGPYFWFHMWRAATSTISACDYLGERMASLFGITSAKYQYAIDEYYRMKKEREEDKEENRLSEEAERSFDQLQCQGDEDEAITIADQTQASAAHPDVTYQVEDESQAPSSTIVVPAIVTAT is encoded by the exons ATGCGAGGCACTTCCGGGTGTGGCCGCGCGGAGGGGTGTCGTTGTGCGGTGGGTGCAGCATCCAGAGATACAAAGGAGACGGCGACAATGGCCGATATATCACTGTACCTCACTAACGTCAATGTGTCCATAGGACAGACCATGGACGTGCAGCAG ACTCCGAGCCCTAACCCGGGTAAAGACTTTGAGAGTGTGGAGCTTGGGGAGCTAGACaagagagaggagcagcagcaccagcaggaggagcagagggagaaggtTCCTCGCAGGATCATTCATTTCTCCAACGGGGAGACCATGGAGGAGTACAGCACcgacgaggaggagggagaggacaaGGAGCCAGAGAGGAAAGACCTTTTGTCCTCCCCGGTCGATGCG tcaaAGTTGACCTGGGGTCCATACTTCTGGTTTCACATGTGGAGAGCTGCGACGTCCACCATCTCAG CCTGTGATTACCTGGGGGAAAGGATGGCCTCCCTCTTCGGGATCACATCAGCCAAATATCAATACGCCATCGACGAGTACTACAGGATGAAGAAAGAG agggaggaagacaaagaggagaaccGGCTGTCAGAAGAAGCAGAACGATCCTTTGACCAGCTGCAGTGTCAGGGAGACGAAGACGAAGCGATCACCATAGCGGACCAGACACAGGCGTCCGCCGCTCACCCTGATGTGACCTATCAGGTCGAGGATGAAAGTCAGGCACCTTCAAGCACCATCGTAGTCCCCGCGATCGTCACGGCAACCTAA
- the zgc:153383 gene encoding protein FAM177A1 isoform X1, whose translation MRGTSGCGRAEGCRCAVGAASRDTKETATMADISLYLTNVNVSIGQTMDVQQTPSPNPGKDFESVELGELDKREEQQHQQEEQREKVPRRIIHFSNGETMEEYSTDEEEGEDKEPERKDLLSSPVDAVRSKLTWGPYFWFHMWRAATSTISACDYLGERMASLFGITSAKYQYAIDEYYRMKKEREEDKEENRLSEEAERSFDQLQCQGDEDEAITIADQTQASAAHPDVTYQVEDESQAPSSTIVVPAIVTAT comes from the exons ATGCGAGGCACTTCCGGGTGTGGCCGCGCGGAGGGGTGTCGTTGTGCGGTGGGTGCAGCATCCAGAGATACAAAGGAGACGGCGACAATGGCCGATATATCACTGTACCTCACTAACGTCAATGTGTCCATAGGACAGACCATGGACGTGCAGCAG ACTCCGAGCCCTAACCCGGGTAAAGACTTTGAGAGTGTGGAGCTTGGGGAGCTAGACaagagagaggagcagcagcaccagcaggaggagcagagggagaaggtTCCTCGCAGGATCATTCATTTCTCCAACGGGGAGACCATGGAGGAGTACAGCACcgacgaggaggagggagaggacaaGGAGCCAGAGAGGAAAGACCTTTTGTCCTCCCCGGTCGATGCGGTGAGG tcaaAGTTGACCTGGGGTCCATACTTCTGGTTTCACATGTGGAGAGCTGCGACGTCCACCATCTCAG CCTGTGATTACCTGGGGGAAAGGATGGCCTCCCTCTTCGGGATCACATCAGCCAAATATCAATACGCCATCGACGAGTACTACAGGATGAAGAAAGAG agggaggaagacaaagaggagaaccGGCTGTCAGAAGAAGCAGAACGATCCTTTGACCAGCTGCAGTGTCAGGGAGACGAAGACGAAGCGATCACCATAGCGGACCAGACACAGGCGTCCGCCGCTCACCCTGATGTGACCTATCAGGTCGAGGATGAAAGTCAGGCACCTTCAAGCACCATCGTAGTCCCCGCGATCGTCACGGCAACCTAA